In the genome of Symbiobacterium terraclitae, the window AGGCCGACCTCCTGAGGGTCGGCTACCAGGTGTCGCTGGTCCGATACGACGACCAGGGCACGCCCGAGGCCGCGGCCGAGCACGCGCGACGCCTCGCCTACGACCAGGAGGTCATCGGCGTCGTCGGCAGCTTCACCAGCCCGGCCAGCGCCAGCCTGGCAGAGGGGCTGCTGGAGAGCGGTCTGGTGCTCGTCGTGCCCAACGCCGGTGCGGAGGACCTCATGCAGCCGGGCTGGCTGCACGTCAACCGGCTCATCGCGCCCCAGGTCCGCCTGGAGGCCGCCGCCGCAGCGTACGCCAGGGGCAGACTTGGGGTGGAGTCCGTCCTGATGCTGCTGGATGGCAGCGCGGAGTCAGAGCGGCGGGCTGCCGCCTTTGAGACCGCGGCGGAGATCGTCGCGCTGCCTGTCGCAGGGCGCATCGTGCTTCCCGCGCGCATCGAGGGGAGCGCTCTGGCCGCCGCGGTGCGGGCTTACGTCCCCGATGCCATCTACTACGCAGGAAACAGCCAGCTGGGCTACCAGGCGGCGGCCGCCCTGCGCCAGCAGGGGCTGACGCTGCCGATCATCGGCGGCTCGGAGCTTTACAATCCGGCCTTCGAGAGCACGGCTGGCCGCGGCTGGCGCGACATCTACTTCACCCATTACACCCGGGGGACCGACGCCCGCTTCATACGCCACTTCGAGGCCATCCTCGGCAAGCCGACCCGCGGGTACGGCACGTTCGGCTACGATGCGGCGCGGGTTATCCTGGAGGCGCTGATCCGCTACGGCGAGGAGAACCCCGGAAAGATCCCCGACCGGGAGGAGTTCGCGGCGCTGGTGCGGTCGACCCGCGGACACAAGGGCTGGTCAACCACCATCAGCTTCGACCCGAACACCGGCGAGAACCAGGCGGCGCAGGTCTACCTGTTCCAGTGGGTGGACGGGCGGATCGAACTGCAATAGTGACGGAAAGCGCACCGTGTCTGCACTGCACGGTGCGTATAATTTCTGGATCGAAGCAGTCTAGGAGGAGAAACACGACCAAGCGGGGAATTCTAATAAACCTCTCATCGAGCCGGCGGCTTTCGGTTATAGAAAGCGTTGTGGTATAGTAAGTTGTATTTATCGGTGGCGGGGAGGTGAGGGCCATCGCTGAGTTGGAGCCCGTGCGCGACGCTGATCTGGGGTTGATCGCGCGCTGCCAGGCGGGCGACAGGATCGCTTTCGAGGAGATGTTCCTGCTCTACCGCGACGACGTCTTCCGCTTCGCCTACCTGGTCGTGCGGGACGCCACGCTGGCGCAGGATGTCGTTCAGGAGACGTTTCTGAAGGTCTTCCGCTCCATCGCCAAGTTCGAGTTCCGTTCCAGCTTCAAGTCGTGGCTCTACCGGGTGGCCGTCAACGAGGCCATCACGCTGCTGCGCCGGCGCAGGATCAAGGAAGAGCTGGACCCCATGCCCGGCGCGAGCCAGGAGCAGCAGCGCGGGCGTGAGGTGCGCGCCTGGCAGCCGGAGGAGGCCGTCCTCGACAGCGAGGAGCGCCGCCTGCTGCGCAACGCCATCGGCCGCCTGGATCCCGTGCATCGCTCGGTGGTGGTGCTGAAGTACTTCCACGAGTTCTCCGACACCGAGATTGCGGCAATCATCGGCTGCCCGCCTGGCACGGTGAAGTCGCGCCTGCACCGGGCACGCGAGCTGTTGCGCAACCAGATGGCACGCCAGCTCGGCCGGCCCGACCTGGTTGCCCTGTCCTACAACCGCCTTTCGGCCCACGCCCCGCTCGTGGCCTGCGAGGAGTGAGAGCATGCGCGTCGACGAACGGACGATTCGCGAGACCCTGCGCGCGGACGCAGCACAGGTCTCGCCTCCGCCCGATCTCTGGGAGCGCATCAGCCGGGAACTCGACCGCGACTCGGCCCGGTCGGCGCGGTTTGCGCTGCCGCGCATCCCGTCTGCGCGCCTCCGCCAGCTGGTGGCCGTGGGCGTCGCCGCCGGCCTCTGCTGGTTCCTGGCCGTCCCCGCCGGTCCGCTGATCGAGCGGGTGGTCGTCCCGCCGGGTTACTGGGTGGGCGCGTTCCGCACCGGTGCGGTGGCCGCCGCGGGCCAGGGGGTGGGCGACCTGCGCTGGTCGTCGGCCGAGATCACGCTACTGCGATGAGGAAACGGATTCCGACCGGATTCGCCCCGCTGCGGCGGGGCTTTTCTGTCGCCTGTAGTGCTACACTAGTGGTGGGGAGGTGAGCGCGCGTGGACCTCGGGGAGCAGATCAGGCTGCTGC includes:
- a CDS encoding RNA polymerase sigma factor; this translates as MRAIAELEPVRDADLGLIARCQAGDRIAFEEMFLLYRDDVFRFAYLVVRDATLAQDVVQETFLKVFRSIAKFEFRSSFKSWLYRVAVNEAITLLRRRRIKEELDPMPGASQEQQRGREVRAWQPEEAVLDSEERRLLRNAIGRLDPVHRSVVVLKYFHEFSDTEIAAIIGCPPGTVKSRLHRARELLRNQMARQLGRPDLVALSYNRLSAHAPLVACEE